The following are encoded together in the Malaya genurostris strain Urasoe2022 chromosome 3, Malgen_1.1, whole genome shotgun sequence genome:
- the LOC131435695 gene encoding V-type proton ATPase subunit G-like yields MASQTQGIQQLLAAEKRAAEKVGEARKRKQRRLKQAKEEAQDEIERYRQERERQFKEFEAKHMGSREGVAAKIDADTVIKIEEMSRSISVNKASLIGEILTLVYDIKPQLHKNIGSMEKK; encoded by the exons ATGGCCAGCCAAACTCAAGGAATCCAGCAACTGTTGGCCGCAGAAAAGCGGGCGGCAGAAAAAGTGGGCGAAGCACGAAAAA GGAAACAACGTCGCCTGAAGCAGGCCAAGGAAGAAGCCCAGGACGAAATTGAGAGATACAGGCAGGAACGGGAGAGACAGTTCAAAGAGTTCGAGGCGAAG CATATGGGTAGCCGTGAAGGTGTTGCCGCCAAGATCGATGCCGACACTGTCATCAAGATTGAAGAAATGAGTCGTTCAATTTCAGTGAACAAAGCTTCTTTAATCGGTGAGATACTCACACTGGTGTACGACATCAAGCCGCAGCTGCACAAAAATATTGGAAGCATGGAAAAGAAGTAA